One stretch of Balneola sp. MJW-20 DNA includes these proteins:
- the rplT gene encoding 50S ribosomal protein L20, producing MPRSRNLVASRRRRRKILKMAKGYWGKRKNVYTISKNAVEKGLQYQYRDRKVRKRTFRRLWIVRINAAARLNGTTYSRLISAMKDKDMEINRKVLADLAVHDPDTFAAIVKEATA from the coding sequence ATGCCACGTTCAAGAAACTTAGTGGCTTCCCGTCGCCGTCGCCGTAAGATTTTAAAAATGGCGAAAGGCTACTGGGGCAAACGTAAAAATGTTTACACCATATCCAAGAATGCGGTTGAGAAAGGTCTTCAGTACCAATACCGTGATCGTAAGGTCCGTAAAAGAACCTTCCGCAGACTTTGGATCGTCCGTATCAATGCAGCAGCACGACTGAACGGTACTACTTATTCTCGTCTTATCAGCGCTATGAAAGACAAGGATATGGAGATCAACCGTAAGGTTCTGGCTGACCTCGCAGTTCATGATCCGGACACGTTTGCTGCCATCGTGAAGGAAGCCACAGCTTAA
- the rpmI gene encoding 50S ribosomal protein L35, with protein MPKMKSNSGAKKRFKVTGSGKIKRKKAFKRHILTKKSSKTKRQLGKDTIVDKSNEKAVKELIPYKF; from the coding sequence ATGCCAAAAATGAAAAGTAATAGTGGTGCTAAAAAGCGCTTTAAAGTTACCGGTAGCGGTAAAATTAAGCGTAAGAAAGCATTTAAGCGCCACATACTGACAAAGAAGAGCAGTAAAACGAAAAGACAACTCGGTAAAGACACCATCGTCGACAAGTCGAATGAAAAGGCTGTCAAAGAGTTGATCCCTTATAAATTTTAA
- the infC gene encoding translation initiation factor IF-3, translated as MARRNFRGRPRQEDRPRVNDEIRADQVRVIKPDEGHEVTTLDRAIQIAEQYNLDLVEVAPDARPPVCKVIDFGKYMYEKKKKEKEAKKKQHTVTVKELRFRPNTDDHDLEFKTRHAREFLEGGDKVKATVQFRGRDMLYTEKGELLLLKLAKSLEDVSKIETKPNMEGRRMIMMLTPSKS; from the coding sequence ATCGCAAGAAGAAACTTTAGAGGACGACCACGACAAGAAGACCGTCCTCGGGTAAATGATGAAATCAGAGCCGACCAGGTTCGGGTGATCAAGCCGGATGAAGGCCATGAGGTCACCACACTAGATCGTGCAATTCAAATTGCCGAACAATATAATCTTGATCTCGTTGAGGTTGCACCGGATGCAAGACCACCCGTCTGTAAGGTGATCGATTTCGGAAAGTACATGTACGAGAAAAAGAAAAAAGAGAAAGAAGCTAAAAAGAAGCAGCACACTGTTACGGTAAAAGAGCTTCGGTTTCGTCCTAATACGGATGATCACGATCTGGAATTCAAAACCCGTCACGCACGCGAGTTCCTCGAAGGTGGTGATAAAGTTAAAGCAACCGTTCAGTTCCGTGGACGTGATATGCTGTATACCGAAAAGGGAGAACTCCTCCTTCTTAAGCTTGCAAAGAGCCTGGAAGATGTTTCTAAGATCGAAACAAAACCCAATATGGAAGGCAGAAGAATGATCATGATGCTGACGCCATCAAAAAGCTGA
- the thrS gene encoding threonine--tRNA ligase, with product MSDAIIKLTLPDGSSREYQKGITGKEVAESISMGLARAALSVTVNGDIIDLDRPINNDGDITINTWDSEDGKYTFWHSSAHLLAEAVQDLYPEAKFGIGPPIESGFYYDIDFGDQSISQDDLTKIEQKFLEKARNKNEFERRDVSKDEALSFYKDRGNEYKVDLIQDLEDGTITFYEQGDFTDLCRGPHIPNTGIVKAIKLTNLAGAYWRGDNDSKQLTRIYGISFPKQKMLEEHLNMLEEAKKRDHRKLGKELGIYMIDKMIGSGLPVWLPNGTRLRRTLESFLRDEQFERGYKEVITPHIGNLELYKTSGHYPYYQDSQYNPIEVDDEEYMLKPMNCPHHHRIYSHELRSYRDLPLRLAEFGTVYRYEQSGELSGLSRVRGFTQDDAHIYCTHDQLKQEIKHTIDLTNHVFDTFGMPVDIRLSFRDDNDEKYGGEIELWERAQQEIREVADEMDLDYTIAPGEASFYGPKIDFIIRDAIGRKWQLGTVQVDYVMPERFDLTYVGSDNEKHRPVIIHRAPFGSMERFTSILIEHFAGNFPVWLSPEQVRVLPISDDQNDYAQKCALQLKDKGIRVEVDGRSEQIGAKIREAETSKVPYMLIVGAKEAEDDTVSVRRHRKGDIGTFNFSDFLSDLTEEIDSKALPEED from the coding sequence ATGTCAGACGCCATAATTAAACTAACTCTTCCTGACGGAAGCTCAAGAGAATATCAAAAAGGCATAACCGGTAAAGAAGTAGCAGAATCTATATCCATGGGGCTTGCCCGCGCAGCATTAAGCGTTACGGTAAATGGAGACATTATAGATCTGGATCGACCAATCAACAATGACGGAGATATTACCATCAACACCTGGGATTCAGAAGATGGTAAGTATACCTTCTGGCACTCTTCCGCTCACTTACTGGCTGAAGCAGTCCAGGACCTCTACCCGGAAGCAAAATTTGGTATCGGTCCTCCTATTGAAAGCGGCTTCTATTATGATATCGACTTCGGGGATCAAAGTATTTCTCAGGACGATCTGACTAAAATTGAACAGAAGTTCCTTGAAAAGGCCCGAAACAAGAATGAGTTTGAACGCCGTGATGTGTCTAAAGATGAAGCACTTTCCTTTTATAAAGATCGCGGTAACGAATATAAAGTAGATCTGATCCAGGATCTTGAAGACGGCACAATCACTTTTTATGAGCAGGGAGATTTTACTGACCTATGCCGGGGACCCCACATTCCGAATACAGGGATAGTAAAGGCAATTAAGCTGACTAACCTGGCAGGCGCTTACTGGCGCGGAGATAATGACAGTAAGCAGCTGACACGCATATATGGCATCTCTTTTCCAAAACAGAAAATGTTGGAAGAGCATCTCAACATGCTTGAAGAAGCTAAAAAAAGAGATCACCGTAAGCTGGGTAAAGAGCTGGGCATTTACATGATCGATAAAATGATCGGCAGCGGGCTGCCAGTCTGGCTACCTAATGGTACCCGGCTTAGAAGGACGCTCGAATCCTTTCTCCGGGATGAACAATTTGAAAGAGGTTATAAAGAAGTGATCACTCCTCATATCGGGAATCTTGAATTATATAAAACCTCCGGACACTACCCTTATTATCAGGACTCACAGTATAATCCTATTGAAGTAGATGATGAGGAGTACATGCTTAAACCCATGAACTGCCCGCATCATCACAGGATTTATTCACATGAACTAAGAAGTTACCGGGATCTCCCCCTACGGCTTGCTGAATTCGGAACCGTATATCGCTATGAACAATCCGGAGAGCTCAGCGGACTATCACGTGTGCGAGGCTTTACCCAGGACGACGCTCATATTTACTGTACCCATGATCAGCTGAAGCAGGAGATCAAGCATACCATTGATCTGACCAATCATGTATTCGACACCTTCGGTATGCCGGTCGATATCCGTCTCTCCTTCCGTGATGATAATGACGAAAAATACGGCGGTGAAATAGAATTATGGGAAAGAGCCCAACAGGAGATCAGAGAAGTAGCTGACGAGATGGATCTGGATTATACTATTGCTCCCGGTGAAGCCAGTTTTTACGGACCCAAGATCGATTTTATTATTCGTGACGCTATTGGACGAAAATGGCAGCTGGGAACCGTTCAGGTCGATTATGTGATGCCCGAACGCTTTGACCTAACTTATGTAGGATCCGATAATGAAAAACATCGTCCGGTAATTATTCACCGTGCACCCTTTGGCTCAATGGAGCGGTTTACCAGTATTCTGATCGAACATTTTGCCGGAAACTTCCCCGTATGGCTATCCCCGGAACAAGTACGTGTTTTACCGATATCAGATGATCAGAACGATTATGCACAAAAATGTGCTCTACAATTAAAGGATAAAGGCATTCGAGTGGAAGTGGATGGTCGAAGTGAGCAGATCGGAGCTAAGATCCGTGAAGCAGAAACCAGTAAAGTTCCTTACATGCTTATCGTTGGTGCAAAAGAAGCAGAAGATGATACCGTATCCGTTCGCCGACATCGCAAAGGCGATATTGGAACTTTCAATTTTTCTGATTTTCTTTCTGACTTAACAGAAGAGATCGATTCTAAGGCTTTGCCTGAAGAAGACTAA
- a CDS encoding PAS domain S-box protein, whose product MKLTKGSSFFDLQPMFVCDQSSLKILDANDAALKILGFKRKELYNKGINDIGKRVNLGDIAPELKVRFNNTTEKLWVIKDSGQRDLFFQLSAHLFNYKGKPAKLVVAHDVNGVFENKPVLSTQLHIDNFPLAEIEWDTDLRIIRWSEQAENLFGYSEQEAVNAHRLLEKFIHPHDLEKVQQQMKKTLELGEEQISIVNRNIRKDGEIIYCEWYNSFLYDEKGEVVSIYSLTHDVTDREKAMRNSQRSMKSYEDLFNSISDAIYLLDNKGKIIEANQGLKLTYGYDRSEVIGSHMRVLSAPGKYDEKKFEEVKARAHARPVKYKGWGKKKNGEVFPTDVLVNIGNYFGNEAYIIIERDVSERMESDAALKHREGLFSRLFNSSPIGIALLNEHKEVEMINHGFEKIFGYTEEELKGLELDKVIVPEQDWDDALQLSEAIQVTEVTSRRKRKDGTVVDVIIYAIPVIVEGKTVGIYGLYVDITDRIEAEKQVRKSLREKEVLLAEIHHRVKNNLAVITGLLELQSYNTNDENAQSILRDSQMRVNSIALVHEKLYQNEDLSQVSIAQYLKDLTHVVFRSMSDHSKDVDIDLDLDDINLPITQAIPCGLLVNEILTNSFKHAFIGREEGTIEIHFKDRDQDKLELIISDDGVGLPSNGKTDMKASLGMNLIKTLSNQLKADYEILNDNGARFIFVFKKEQ is encoded by the coding sequence ATGAAGTTAACTAAGGGAAGTAGCTTTTTCGATCTTCAGCCGATGTTTGTATGTGATCAGTCATCACTAAAAATATTAGACGCTAATGATGCAGCGCTGAAGATACTCGGGTTCAAAAGAAAAGAGCTATATAATAAGGGTATAAACGACATTGGGAAGCGGGTTAATCTGGGGGATATTGCACCTGAATTAAAGGTGAGATTCAATAACACCACGGAAAAACTATGGGTCATTAAGGACTCCGGTCAGAGAGATCTCTTCTTTCAGTTGTCTGCACATCTTTTCAACTATAAAGGAAAGCCTGCCAAACTGGTAGTGGCTCACGACGTGAATGGGGTATTTGAAAATAAACCCGTTCTTTCCACTCAACTCCACATAGATAATTTCCCGCTGGCTGAGATCGAGTGGGATACTGACCTGAGGATCATACGATGGTCCGAACAGGCAGAGAATTTATTTGGCTATTCTGAACAGGAAGCCGTAAATGCCCACCGGCTGCTGGAGAAATTCATTCATCCGCATGATCTCGAAAAAGTTCAGCAACAGATGAAAAAAACGCTGGAACTGGGTGAAGAACAGATTTCGATCGTAAACCGAAATATCAGAAAAGACGGTGAGATCATATATTGTGAATGGTATAATTCTTTCCTTTATGATGAAAAAGGGGAAGTGGTTTCCATTTACTCACTAACTCATGACGTGACCGACCGGGAAAAAGCTATGCGCAATTCCCAGAGGAGCATGAAAAGCTATGAGGATCTTTTCAATTCCATTTCAGATGCTATTTATTTGCTGGATAACAAAGGAAAGATCATAGAGGCTAATCAAGGGTTGAAACTTACATACGGATATGACCGGTCTGAAGTGATAGGATCTCATATGCGAGTCTTATCGGCTCCCGGTAAATACGATGAAAAGAAATTTGAAGAAGTAAAAGCCCGTGCTCATGCCCGTCCTGTTAAGTACAAAGGCTGGGGTAAAAAGAAGAACGGTGAAGTCTTTCCAACAGATGTTCTGGTTAACATAGGTAATTATTTTGGTAACGAAGCCTACATTATCATTGAGCGGGATGTCTCAGAAAGGATGGAGTCGGATGCCGCTTTAAAACATCGCGAGGGTTTATTCAGTCGTCTTTTTAATTCCTCTCCAATCGGAATTGCTCTCCTCAATGAGCATAAAGAAGTGGAGATGATCAATCATGGTTTTGAAAAGATCTTCGGATATACGGAAGAGGAATTGAAAGGACTTGAGCTGGATAAAGTGATCGTACCGGAACAGGACTGGGATGATGCTTTACAGCTTTCAGAGGCTATACAGGTTACAGAAGTTACCTCAAGGAGAAAACGTAAGGACGGAACTGTCGTTGATGTGATCATCTATGCCATTCCGGTAATAGTTGAAGGGAAAACGGTCGGTATCTATGGTTTGTATGTGGATATTACCGATCGTATCGAAGCAGAAAAACAGGTAAGAAAATCACTGCGGGAAAAAGAAGTATTGCTTGCCGAGATCCATCACCGGGTGAAGAATAACCTTGCAGTGATCACCGGATTACTGGAATTGCAGTCCTATAATACAAACGATGAAAATGCTCAGTCTATCCTGAGAGATTCTCAGATGAGAGTGAACTCCATAGCCCTCGTACACGAAAAGCTCTATCAGAATGAGGATCTGTCCCAGGTTTCTATTGCTCAGTATCTTAAAGATCTAACGCATGTAGTATTCCGTTCTATGAGTGACCATTCCAAGGATGTGGACATTGATCTGGACCTGGACGATATCAATCTTCCGATCACTCAGGCTATACCCTGCGGGCTGCTTGTAAATGAGATTCTTACAAATAGTTTCAAGCATGCATTTATAGGTAGAGAAGAGGGTACCATAGAGATACACTTCAAGGATCGTGATCAGGATAAGCTCGAACTCATTATCTCTGATGACGGGGTAGGATTACCATCGAACGGTAAAACGGACATGAAAGCTTCACTGGGAATGAATCTGATCAAAACCCTTTCCAATCAGCTTAAAGCTGATTATGAGATCCTGAATGATAATGGCGCCCGGTTCATATTTGTATTCAAAAAAGAACAGTGA
- a CDS encoding DUF2237 family protein: MKQKNVTDTELELCSLDPITGNYRDGYCRTGPHDHGKHVVAARMTREFLEFSRSRGNDLISPAPLYGFPGLKAGDWWCLCIDRWMEAEKAGVAPPVNLKATNQKALETASADLLKKYSINDYGTG; the protein is encoded by the coding sequence GTGAAACAGAAGAATGTAACAGATACCGAGCTGGAATTATGCAGCCTGGATCCGATCACAGGTAATTACCGTGATGGTTACTGCCGTACCGGTCCTCATGACCACGGAAAGCATGTCGTAGCTGCCCGTATGACCAGAGAATTTTTGGAGTTTAGTCGGAGCAGGGGTAATGACCTCATCAGTCCTGCACCCTTATATGGATTTCCGGGTTTGAAAGCGGGAGACTGGTGGTGTTTATGTATTGACCGGTGGATGGAGGCTGAAAAAGCGGGAGTTGCTCCTCCGGTGAATCTTAAAGCGACCAATCAGAAAGCCTTAGAGACTGCTTCTGCTGATCTGCTTAAGAAATACAGTATTAACGATTATGGAACCGGGTAA
- a CDS encoding M1 family aminopeptidase, which produces MFANIYLFELKYWFRKTSFYIYAAIMFGLGFFIMAAAAGLFEGITASINSLTQVNSPIAIFGILSEMTIIIYFMLPAIIGGTIEKDYSSEIHSVLYSYPFRKWEYLLAKFFSGITIGLLVVVACAVGIMMGSIIPGTNPELLGPFRIGNYIQPFIYYVIPNFIFFGTIIFGVVTFSRSVSVGFITMLVIVLIQIFAGNAFSDLDNKMIASLLDPTGIQANVYYTQYWTVYEQNENALPLGPVIWYNRAIWLGMSLLIFSTVYRLFNFSQQGWSFSDLRKKKGETSTKRNFGSVLSIDLPKVSFDFSFVQNLRKAWYFSTIDFRFILKSWAFIIIAIVGLLISLSVILIGAQIFGTDTLPVTWLMLELPGTFFGLFINILTFLYAGILIHRSRNNNMDQLIHVTATDNWVIMLGKFLALVKMQFLLLAIIMVAGLSVQVYNGYYKFEIGQYLFQLYGVNFFNVLIWGLLAFFVHSLFRNYYLGFFLLLLVSIGINFLDEIGIEQAVFRYNQGPGTDYSDMNGFGTSLILYYIYKAYWLLLGIFFYVLSIVFFRRGTGEGFKERWAMAKQRFSPAVRAVSTLSLAGFLGMGSWIWYTNNIKYERLSSKEQEERSAQWEKNYGMYEGIPQPRIVDSYIELDIYPDTRDMKVRGTYILKNKSEVAIDSIHIDHNNYLSTFDFDRSYDLVLEDDSMNYDIYQLHEALMPGDSVTFTFDLENKPNELLRNNSPILANGTFINNQLFPRIGYNPNSGLSSADARKRYGLPEKERYPPPTDSSALGNNYISYDADWIQFETVISTSGDQTAIAPGYLQDQWTEDGRNYFHYKMDVPMLNFYSFISAKYEVVRDTWNDVNLEIWYHKGHEFNLDRMMKGIKRGLEYNTENFSPYQHKQVRIIEFPRTSGSFAQSFANTIPYSEAIGFIAEVDDEDKTGVDYPFSVTAHEVAHQWFAHQVIGAAVQGVTVMSESMSEYSSLKVLEKENGEDEMRVFLKEALDTYLLGRTTESRKEKALIYNENQPYIHYNKGSLVLYALSDYIGEDKMNAAVSRYLDAVAFQEPPYTTSLEFLSYLKEVTPDSLQYLITDMFETITLYDNRVDEASWTMNEDSTYTVDLTIQTTKYRNTEDGKRVYTNADGDSLSYEVEGRSRPILSLPMKDYIEVGIFGKDENDEETILYLRKLPFNAIKTTMSITVDDIPAEVGIDPFNKLIDTISNDNRRPVRKGDSDTKD; this is translated from the coding sequence ATGTTTGCAAACATCTATCTTTTCGAACTTAAGTACTGGTTTAGAAAAACCTCATTTTATATTTATGCGGCTATTATGTTTGGCCTTGGTTTTTTCATCATGGCAGCTGCAGCCGGACTTTTTGAAGGTATCACAGCCAGTATTAATTCATTAACTCAGGTTAATTCACCGATCGCAATATTCGGTATTCTGAGTGAAATGACGATCATTATCTATTTTATGCTACCGGCCATTATAGGCGGTACTATTGAAAAGGATTACAGCAGTGAGATCCACTCAGTGCTCTACTCCTATCCCTTCAGAAAATGGGAATATTTACTGGCTAAATTCTTTTCCGGAATAACCATTGGATTACTGGTGGTGGTAGCCTGTGCTGTAGGAATTATGATGGGTTCAATTATTCCCGGAACGAACCCGGAATTACTGGGGCCTTTCCGGATCGGCAATTACATTCAGCCTTTTATTTATTATGTAATACCTAACTTTATCTTTTTCGGCACCATTATATTTGGTGTCGTTACCTTTTCACGAAGTGTCAGCGTTGGCTTTATCACCATGCTGGTAATCGTTCTTATACAGATCTTTGCCGGTAATGCATTCTCTGACCTTGATAATAAGATGATCGCATCTCTGCTGGATCCAACCGGAATTCAGGCCAATGTTTACTACACTCAGTACTGGACAGTGTATGAACAAAACGAAAATGCCCTTCCTTTAGGACCTGTGATCTGGTATAACCGGGCAATCTGGCTGGGAATGTCCTTGCTAATTTTCAGTACTGTTTATCGTCTGTTTAATTTCTCTCAGCAAGGGTGGTCCTTCAGTGATCTCCGCAAGAAAAAGGGGGAAACATCAACCAAAAGAAATTTCGGAAGTGTCCTTTCTATTGATCTCCCCAAGGTTAGTTTTGATTTTTCCTTTGTTCAAAACCTGAGAAAAGCCTGGTATTTCTCAACAATAGACTTCAGGTTCATTCTTAAGAGCTGGGCATTTATTATCATTGCAATTGTTGGCCTGCTGATTTCTCTCAGTGTGATCCTCATTGGAGCCCAGATCTTTGGTACCGATACTCTTCCGGTTACCTGGTTGATGCTTGAATTGCCCGGCACCTTTTTCGGACTTTTTATTAATATCCTCACCTTCCTGTATGCAGGAATACTCATACACCGAAGCCGGAATAATAATATGGATCAGTTGATCCATGTGACTGCTACGGATAACTGGGTGATAATGCTGGGTAAATTTCTGGCCCTCGTCAAAATGCAGTTCCTGCTGCTGGCCATAATTATGGTAGCTGGTTTGTCGGTACAAGTATATAACGGGTATTATAAATTTGAGATCGGGCAATATTTATTTCAGCTGTATGGTGTGAATTTCTTTAATGTGCTGATATGGGGACTCCTTGCATTCTTTGTTCATTCCCTATTCAGGAATTACTACCTTGGATTCTTCCTTCTTTTGCTGGTATCGATCGGAATTAATTTTCTGGACGAGATCGGAATTGAGCAGGCGGTATTCCGGTATAACCAGGGACCCGGTACGGACTATTCTGATATGAATGGATTCGGCACTTCCCTGATCCTCTATTATATCTACAAAGCATACTGGCTGTTGCTTGGGATCTTCTTTTATGTGCTGTCCATCGTCTTTTTCCGCAGGGGTACCGGCGAAGGTTTCAAAGAACGCTGGGCAATGGCTAAACAGAGATTTAGCCCGGCTGTCAGAGCAGTTAGCACCCTTTCACTGGCAGGTTTCCTGGGAATGGGTAGTTGGATATGGTATACCAACAATATTAAATACGAAAGGTTATCATCCAAAGAACAGGAAGAGCGGTCAGCCCAGTGGGAGAAGAATTACGGAATGTATGAAGGTATCCCTCAACCTCGAATCGTTGATTCATACATTGAGCTTGATATCTATCCTGATACACGGGATATGAAAGTAAGGGGCACTTATATTCTGAAAAATAAATCTGAAGTTGCGATCGATTCGATCCATATAGATCATAATAATTATCTCTCTACTTTCGATTTTGACCGGTCCTATGATCTTGTACTCGAAGACGATAGTATGAATTATGATATTTACCAGCTTCATGAAGCTCTAATGCCAGGGGATTCCGTAACCTTTACTTTTGACCTGGAGAATAAACCAAATGAATTACTTAGAAATAATTCCCCGATTCTGGCTAACGGTACATTTATAAATAACCAGTTGTTTCCGCGCATTGGTTACAATCCTAACAGCGGACTTAGCAGTGCGGATGCCCGAAAAAGATACGGGCTGCCTGAGAAAGAACGATACCCTCCTCCCACCGACAGTTCTGCATTGGGAAACAACTATATTTCTTATGATGCAGACTGGATTCAATTTGAAACTGTGATCAGTACATCCGGCGATCAGACTGCGATAGCACCCGGGTATCTGCAGGATCAGTGGACTGAGGATGGCCGTAATTACTTCCATTACAAGATGGATGTACCCATGCTGAATTTCTATTCCTTCATTTCGGCGAAGTATGAAGTAGTCAGAGATACCTGGAATGATGTAAACCTGGAGATCTGGTACCATAAAGGACATGAATTCAATCTGGACAGAATGATGAAGGGCATCAAACGAGGTCTGGAATATAATACCGAGAACTTCTCCCCATATCAGCATAAGCAGGTACGGATCATTGAGTTTCCGAGAACCTCAGGAAGTTTCGCTCAGTCATTTGCAAATACAATCCCCTACTCCGAAGCTATTGGTTTTATCGCAGAAGTAGACGATGAAGATAAAACCGGGGTGGATTATCCGTTCAGTGTAACTGCCCATGAAGTGGCTCACCAATGGTTCGCTCACCAGGTGATCGGAGCAGCGGTACAGGGTGTCACCGTGATGTCAGAGAGTATGTCCGAATACAGTTCCCTGAAGGTTCTGGAAAAAGAGAATGGTGAAGATGAAATGAGGGTCTTTCTGAAAGAAGCCCTTGATACCTATCTTCTCGGACGAACTACGGAATCCAGGAAAGAGAAAGCACTGATCTATAATGAGAACCAGCCTTACATCCATTATAACAAAGGATCTCTGGTACTCTATGCGCTCAGTGATTATATCGGAGAAGATAAAATGAATGCGGCGGTAAGCCGATATCTGGATGCTGTCGCTTTTCAGGAACCCCCTTACACTACTTCGCTTGAGTTCCTGAGCTACCTGAAAGAGGTAACACCTGATTCTCTTCAATACCTGATCACGGATATGTTCGAGACCATTACTCTTTATGATAATCGAGTAGATGAAGCCTCCTGGACCATGAATGAGGACAGTACCTATACCGTTGACCTGACCATTCAGACCACAAAATACCGTAATACGGAAGATGGCAAGAGAGTGTACACCAATGCAGACGGAGACAGCCTTTCTTATGAGGTGGAAGGCCGCAGCCGACCTATTCTTTCGCTTCCAATGAAAGATTATATCGAAGTGGGCATTTTCGGAAAAGATGAAAATGATGAGGAGACGATCCTCTATCTTAGAAAACTTCCCTTCAATGCTATTAAAACTACTATGAGCATTACGGTCGATGATATTCCGGCTGAAGTTGGAATTGATCCATTTAATAAACTCATTGATACCATCTCAAATGATAACCGGAGACCGGTCAGAAAGGGAGATTCTGATACCAAAGACTGA
- a CDS encoding ABC transporter ATP-binding protein, with the protein MKLSLSNISKTYKNGVKALDDVSIEIEAGMFGLLGPNGAGKSTLMRTIATLQAPDSGTAFLDDIDILNEPLRLRKVLGYLPQSFGVYPNMSAEDLLLYFAKLKGISNSIEQKSIVDAALEVTNLTDVRRKSVAGYSGGMKQRFGIAQLLLNDPKLIIVDEPTAGLDPAERVRFLNVLREIGTDHIVIFSTHIVDDVKELCNDMAIMNGGRILQHKTPREASTALKDKIWAKNIDRDELDSHEAAYNVISSSFNDDNSLNIRVHSEIKPDESFSAKDPALEDVYFVALHESETTIQAAE; encoded by the coding sequence ATGAAATTAAGCTTATCAAATATCTCCAAGACCTATAAAAATGGTGTAAAGGCACTGGATGATGTTTCTATTGAAATTGAAGCCGGAATGTTCGGACTTCTCGGCCCAAATGGTGCCGGTAAGTCAACACTCATGAGAACCATTGCCACCCTGCAGGCACCCGATTCGGGAACCGCTTTCCTTGACGACATAGATATACTCAATGAACCTCTTCGCCTGAGAAAAGTGCTGGGTTATTTACCGCAGTCTTTTGGAGTATACCCAAATATGTCGGCAGAAGATCTTCTGCTCTATTTTGCTAAACTTAAAGGGATCAGTAATTCAATTGAGCAAAAAAGCATCGTGGATGCGGCTCTCGAAGTAACGAACCTGACTGATGTGCGAAGGAAGAGTGTAGCCGGTTACTCCGGAGGTATGAAACAACGCTTTGGTATTGCTCAGTTGTTGCTTAATGATCCTAAACTGATCATCGTAGATGAACCTACTGCAGGACTTGATCCAGCCGAACGTGTTCGTTTCCTGAACGTACTCAGAGAAATTGGAACAGACCATATTGTGATCTTTTCCACACATATCGTAGATGATGTAAAAGAATTATGTAATGATATGGCGATCATGAATGGTGGCCGCATTCTTCAGCATAAAACTCCCAGAGAAGCAAGTACGGCATTGAAGGACAAAATATGGGCCAAGAATATTGATCGTGATGAACTTGATAGTCACGAGGCAGCCTATAATGTGATCTCATCCAGTTTTAATGATGATAACTCGCTTAATATCAGAGTTCATAGTGAGATCAAACCCGATGAATCCTTTTCAGCCAAAGATCCCGCTCTCGAGGATGTTTATTTTGTAGCCTTACATGAATCAGAAACTACCATACAAGCTGCAGAGTGA
- a CDS encoding DUF5995 family protein — MSVLNEMDRYISTWKNSGDRRYIFLSCYRTMTANMLQALKDSRFKDPLWVEALLNHFAKYYFRALECYDCGNHTPLVWQQVHSITRKQEHHILQHLIIGVNAHINYDLVLSLYDILQPEWSGLDKKMREIRYSDHCTVNYIIASTVDTIQEQILNPEDPKIRWIDLILGQLDEYLISALISSWREKVWVNTERLLETTGESEFESIRLEIEKDALSFTQLIT, encoded by the coding sequence ATGTCTGTACTCAATGAAATGGATCGCTATATCTCAACCTGGAAAAATTCCGGGGACCGCAGATATATATTCCTTTCCTGTTATCGTACCATGACTGCAAATATGCTTCAGGCTTTGAAAGACAGCCGGTTCAAAGATCCCTTATGGGTGGAAGCTTTGCTGAATCATTTTGCTAAATATTACTTCCGCGCTTTGGAGTGCTATGATTGCGGGAATCATACACCTCTTGTCTGGCAGCAGGTACATTCCATCACAAGAAAGCAGGAACATCATATACTACAACATTTGATCATTGGTGTGAACGCACATATAAATTATGATCTGGTGCTTTCCTTGTATGATATACTTCAACCTGAATGGTCTGGTTTGGATAAAAAAATGCGGGAAATCCGATATTCTGATCATTGTACCGTCAATTATATCATAGCATCTACGGTCGACACCATACAAGAGCAGATCTTAAACCCCGAGGATCCAAAAATACGCTGGATTGATCTCATTCTCGGACAGCTTGATGAATATCTTATTTCTGCTCTGATAAGCAGCTGGAGAGAGAAGGTCTGGGTTAATACCGAAAGATTACTTGAAACGACCGGTGAATCAGAGTTCGAGTCGATCAGGCTCGAAATTGAAAAGGATGCTCTCAGTTTTACACAGTTGATAACCTAA